In one Aeromicrobium wangtongii genomic region, the following are encoded:
- a CDS encoding glycerol-3-phosphate dehydrogenase/oxidase, which translates to MRPVALSPENRRAALDAMASTPLDVLVIGGGVVGGGSALDAVTRGLTVGLVEARDFASGTSSRSSKLMHGGLRYLEMLDFRLVAEALKERGLSLQKLAPHLVREVGFLYPLTHRGWERFYAGSGVALYDAMSKASGYGQGVPLHRHLTRRGARRMMPALKKDALVGAIHYYDGQVDDARHTMFLSRTAAAYGAHVASRTRVIGLLREGDRVVGARVKDLESGTEFEIRAKQVVNASGVWTDETQSFAGERGQFHVRASKGVHLVVPRDRIRGESGLILRTEKSVLFVIPWGRHWIIGTTDTDWSLSKDHPAASRSDIDYLLDHVNSVLTEQLTHEDVEGVYAGLRPLLAGEDEATSKLSREHAVGTSVKGLVVIAGGKYTTYRVMAKDAIDAAAHGLSTQLDRHAPPSVTENVPLLGADGFEALWNQRHMIARDSGLGVGRIEHLLGRYGSLIDEVLDLIEQRPDLAAPLTGADDYLRAEIVYAATHEGARHLDDAIARRTRISIETFDRGTSCAAEVAELMGGVLGWSGEQRANEVDHYLKRVEAERESQTMPDDETADAARMGAEDVVPVSTRAGEVQE; encoded by the coding sequence ATGCGTCCCGTCGCCCTCTCTCCCGAGAACCGTCGAGCTGCGCTCGACGCCATGGCGTCGACCCCGCTCGACGTCCTGGTCATCGGCGGCGGAGTCGTGGGCGGTGGCTCGGCCCTCGACGCGGTGACGCGGGGTCTCACGGTCGGGCTGGTCGAGGCGCGCGACTTCGCCTCCGGCACGTCCAGCCGCTCGAGCAAGCTGATGCACGGCGGCCTGCGATACCTGGAGATGCTGGACTTCCGGCTGGTGGCCGAGGCGCTGAAGGAGCGTGGCCTGAGCCTGCAGAAGCTCGCCCCGCACCTGGTCCGCGAGGTCGGCTTCCTGTACCCGCTGACCCACCGCGGCTGGGAGCGGTTCTACGCCGGCTCCGGCGTCGCGCTGTACGACGCGATGAGCAAGGCCTCCGGCTACGGCCAGGGCGTGCCGCTGCACCGCCACCTCACGCGCCGGGGTGCGCGTCGGATGATGCCGGCTCTCAAGAAGGACGCCCTGGTGGGCGCGATCCACTACTACGACGGGCAGGTCGACGACGCCCGGCACACGATGTTCCTGTCCCGCACCGCCGCGGCCTACGGTGCCCACGTCGCCAGCCGCACCCGTGTCATCGGCCTGCTGCGCGAGGGCGACCGCGTCGTCGGCGCCCGGGTCAAGGACCTGGAGTCGGGCACGGAGTTCGAAATCCGCGCCAAGCAGGTCGTCAACGCCAGCGGTGTCTGGACCGACGAGACCCAGTCGTTCGCGGGGGAGCGCGGCCAGTTCCACGTCCGGGCCAGCAAGGGCGTGCACCTGGTGGTGCCGCGTGATCGCATCCGGGGCGAGTCGGGGCTGATCCTGCGCACGGAGAAGTCCGTGCTGTTCGTCATCCCGTGGGGGCGGCACTGGATCATCGGGACGACGGACACCGACTGGTCACTGTCCAAGGACCACCCGGCCGCGAGCCGCAGCGACATCGACTACCTGCTCGACCACGTCAACAGCGTGCTGACCGAGCAGCTGACGCACGAGGACGTCGAGGGCGTCTACGCCGGTCTGCGGCCGTTGCTGGCCGGTGAGGACGAGGCGACCAGCAAGCTGTCGCGTGAGCACGCCGTCGGGACGAGCGTCAAGGGGCTCGTCGTCATCGCCGGCGGCAAGTACACGACCTACCGGGTCATGGCCAAGGACGCGATCGACGCCGCGGCGCACGGCCTGTCGACCCAGCTGGACCGGCACGCGCCGCCGTCGGTCACCGAGAACGTCCCGCTGCTGGGTGCGGACGGCTTCGAGGCCCTGTGGAACCAGCGGCACATGATCGCGCGGGACAGCGGCCTGGGGGTCGGACGCATCGAGCACCTGCTGGGCCGGTACGGCTCCTTGATCGACGAGGTGCTCGACCTGATCGAGCAGCGACCCGACCTGGCCGCGCCGCTGACCGGCGCCGACGACTACCTGCGGGCCGAGATCGTCTACGCCGCGACGCACGAGGGTGCCCGGCACCTCGACGACGCGATCGCCCGCCGCACCCGGATCTCGATCGAGACGTTCGACCGGGGAACCTCTTGCGCAGCGGAGGTCGCCGAGCTGATGGGCGGCGTGCTCGGGTGGTCGGGCGAGCAGCGTGCCAACGAGGTGGATCACTATCTCAAGCGGGTCGAGGCTGAGCGCGAGAGCCAGACCATGCCAGACGACGAGACGGCGGACGCCGCTCGCATGGGTGCAGAGGACGTCGTCCCCGTGTCGACGCGCGCCGGAGAGGTTCAGGAATGA
- a CDS encoding DUF4097 family beta strand repeat-containing protein, producing MTDRTDNIDIEGTDAGEELVADYDVRSPASRTLLTVVGTILAVAVVGGLVLGVSLLKRGTTTSTTDIALDDPAQIVIDAGSADVRLVQGSPGIVRVRADVTSGLRKTDFQVGRRGDVIKLVAGCQEWLNPGCGVEATLELPKGFPVVVRTTTGDVAVRDIAAGVLKVQSADGDFTGLGLKLDELDVTTTSGDISAAFAKQPYGVKMTSRSGDVSATMIDGKRTYAVTTESRSGDVSSGLESDDKGEGFVRARTGSGDISLAMS from the coding sequence ATGACCGACAGGACCGACAACATCGACATCGAGGGGACCGACGCCGGCGAGGAGCTCGTCGCGGACTACGACGTCCGGTCGCCGGCGTCCCGCACCTTGCTGACCGTGGTGGGCACGATCCTGGCGGTCGCGGTCGTCGGAGGGCTCGTGCTGGGCGTCTCCCTGCTCAAGCGCGGCACCACGACGTCCACGACCGACATCGCGCTGGACGATCCGGCGCAGATCGTGATCGACGCCGGCTCGGCCGATGTGCGCCTCGTGCAGGGCAGCCCGGGCATCGTGCGGGTGCGCGCCGACGTCACCAGCGGCCTGCGCAAGACCGATTTCCAGGTCGGCCGGCGCGGCGACGTGATCAAGCTCGTCGCCGGCTGCCAGGAATGGCTCAACCCCGGCTGCGGGGTCGAGGCGACCCTCGAGCTGCCCAAGGGCTTTCCCGTCGTGGTCCGCACCACGACCGGTGACGTCGCCGTGCGGGACATCGCGGCGGGCGTGCTGAAGGTCCAGAGCGCCGACGGCGACTTCACCGGCTTGGGGCTCAAGCTCGACGAGCTGGACGTGACGACCACCTCGGGCGACATCTCCGCGGCGTTCGCGAAGCAGCCGTACGGCGTCAAGATGACGTCCCGCAGCGGCGACGTCTCGGCGACGATGATCGATGGCAAGCGGACGTATGCGGTCACCACGGAGTCGCGCTCGGGCGATGTGTCCTCGGGCCTGGAGTCGGACGACAAGGGCGAGGGATTCGTGCGGGCGCGGACGGGCAGCGGCGACATCTCGCTGGCGATGAGCTAG
- a CDS encoding Fur family transcriptional regulator, with the protein MLIPDFETQLREASLRVTRPRLAVLAAVHEHPHADTDTVINLVRAHQPTVSHQAVYDILRALSDAGILRRIQPAGSAARYEGRVGDNHHHVVCRSCGDIADVACSVGHAPCLTASVDHGFVIDEAEVVYWGTCPRCAATASRTLHATASPEGIR; encoded by the coding sequence GTGCTCATCCCCGACTTCGAGACCCAGCTGCGGGAGGCCTCGCTTCGCGTGACGCGTCCGCGGCTGGCCGTTCTCGCCGCCGTGCACGAGCATCCGCACGCTGACACCGACACGGTGATCAACCTGGTTCGAGCCCATCAGCCGACCGTGTCGCACCAAGCGGTCTACGACATCCTTCGCGCGCTCAGCGACGCCGGGATCCTGCGGCGCATCCAGCCCGCCGGCTCAGCGGCTCGCTACGAGGGCCGCGTCGGGGACAACCACCACCACGTGGTGTGCCGCTCCTGCGGTGACATCGCCGACGTGGCCTGCTCCGTGGGTCACGCCCCCTGTCTGACCGCCTCGGTCGATCACGGCTTCGTGATCGACGAGGCGGAGGTCGTGTACTGGGGCACCTGCCCCCGGTGCGCGGCCACCGCATCACGCACTCTGCACGCAACCGCCAGCCCGGAAGGAATCAGATGA
- the katG gene encoding catalase/peroxidase HPI, whose translation MNDSQTPESPQGIDSKTEAGCPVMHDSAAAHGSESENPAIDSPTPKTGGRPRTNKDWWPNQVDLSVLHAHSSKANPLGPDFVYAEEFKKLDLSELRRDIVEVLNTSQDWWPADFGHYGGLFIRMSWHAAGTYRIFDGRGGAGEGNQRFAPLNSWPDNANLDKARRLLWPVKQKHGQKISWADLLVYAGTVAMEDMGFTTFGFAFGREDVWEPEEIIWGPEDTWLGDERYSGDRELEEALGSVQMGLIYVNPEGPNGNPDPLASARDIRATFARMAMNDEETVALIAGGHTFGKTHGAGDADLVGPEPEAAPLEEQGLGWKSQYGSGKGADAITSGLEVTWTSTPTRWSNDFFKFLFKYEWELTKSPAGAYQWVAKDAEDIVPGPAADSPKRKPTMLTSDLALRFDPEYEKISRRFMENPNEFSTAFAKAWYKLLHRDMGPIDRYLGPWVPEPQLWQDPVPAPEGELVGDADIASLKATVLKSGLTISELIGTAWASAATFRSTDKRGGANGARIRLEPQRSWEVNQPEQLARVLETLEGIRSEFNAAGGAQISMADLIVLAGNAAVEKAAKDAGVEITVPFHPGRGDATQEQTDVHSFKVLEPRADGFRNYLRAADKLSPETQLVERAYMLDLTAPEMTVLVGGMRALGGNVDGAQHGVLTDRPGVLTNDFFVNLLAPGARWKASESQENVYEIRDAATDELKWTATAVDLVFGSNSQLRALSEVYASDDAREKFVADFVAAWTKVMELDRFDLA comes from the coding sequence ATGAACGACAGCCAGACCCCGGAGAGCCCCCAGGGCATCGACAGCAAGACCGAGGCGGGATGCCCGGTCATGCACGACTCGGCGGCTGCCCACGGCAGCGAGAGCGAGAACCCGGCGATCGACTCGCCGACGCCCAAGACCGGTGGACGCCCCCGCACCAACAAGGACTGGTGGCCCAACCAGGTCGACCTGTCGGTGCTGCACGCGCACTCGTCCAAGGCCAACCCGCTCGGCCCTGACTTCGTCTACGCCGAGGAGTTCAAGAAGCTCGACCTGTCCGAGCTGCGCCGCGACATCGTCGAGGTGCTCAACACCTCGCAGGACTGGTGGCCGGCCGACTTCGGCCACTACGGCGGCCTGTTCATCCGCATGAGCTGGCACGCTGCCGGCACCTACCGCATCTTCGACGGCCGTGGCGGTGCCGGCGAGGGCAACCAGCGCTTCGCGCCCCTCAACAGCTGGCCCGACAACGCCAACCTGGACAAGGCGCGGCGCCTGCTGTGGCCGGTCAAGCAGAAGCACGGACAGAAGATCTCCTGGGCCGACCTGCTGGTCTACGCCGGAACCGTCGCCATGGAGGACATGGGCTTCACGACCTTCGGCTTCGCCTTCGGTCGTGAGGACGTCTGGGAGCCCGAGGAGATCATCTGGGGCCCCGAGGACACCTGGCTGGGCGATGAGCGCTACAGCGGCGACCGTGAGCTCGAGGAGGCCCTCGGCTCGGTCCAGATGGGTCTGATCTACGTCAACCCCGAGGGTCCCAACGGCAACCCCGACCCGCTCGCCTCGGCGCGCGACATCCGCGCGACGTTCGCCCGCATGGCGATGAACGACGAGGAGACCGTCGCGCTGATCGCCGGCGGCCACACCTTCGGCAAGACGCACGGTGCCGGTGACGCCGACCTGGTCGGCCCCGAGCCCGAGGCTGCTCCGCTGGAGGAGCAGGGGCTGGGCTGGAAGAGCCAGTACGGCAGCGGCAAGGGCGCCGACGCCATCACGTCCGGTCTCGAGGTCACCTGGACCTCGACGCCGACGCGCTGGAGCAACGACTTCTTCAAGTTCTTGTTCAAGTACGAGTGGGAGCTCACCAAGAGCCCGGCCGGCGCCTACCAGTGGGTCGCCAAGGACGCCGAGGACATCGTCCCCGGCCCCGCGGCCGACTCGCCGAAGCGCAAGCCCACGATGCTGACCAGCGACCTGGCCCTGCGCTTCGATCCCGAGTACGAGAAGATCTCGCGCCGGTTCATGGAGAACCCGAACGAGTTCTCGACCGCGTTCGCCAAGGCCTGGTACAAGCTGCTGCACCGTGACATGGGCCCGATCGACCGCTACCTCGGTCCCTGGGTTCCCGAGCCGCAGCTGTGGCAGGACCCGGTGCCCGCTCCCGAGGGCGAGCTCGTCGGTGACGCGGACATCGCGTCGCTGAAGGCCACGGTCCTGAAGTCCGGCCTGACGATCTCCGAGCTGATCGGCACCGCCTGGGCGTCGGCCGCGACGTTCCGGTCCACCGACAAGCGCGGCGGCGCCAACGGTGCCCGCATCCGCCTGGAGCCGCAGCGCAGCTGGGAGGTCAACCAGCCCGAGCAGCTCGCCCGGGTCCTGGAGACGCTCGAGGGCATCCGCAGCGAGTTCAACGCCGCCGGTGGCGCGCAGATCTCGATGGCCGACCTGATCGTCCTGGCGGGCAACGCCGCGGTCGAGAAGGCCGCGAAGGACGCCGGCGTCGAGATCACGGTGCCGTTCCACCCGGGCCGTGGCGACGCCACGCAGGAGCAGACGGACGTCCACTCGTTCAAGGTCCTCGAGCCCCGGGCCGACGGCTTCCGCAACTACCTGCGCGCAGCCGACAAGCTCTCGCCCGAGACCCAGCTCGTCGAGCGGGCCTACATGCTGGACCTCACGGCTCCGGAGATGACGGTGCTCGTCGGCGGCATGCGTGCCCTCGGCGGCAACGTCGACGGCGCGCAGCACGGCGTCCTCACGGACCGCCCGGGCGTCCTGACCAACGACTTCTTCGTCAACCTGCTCGCACCGGGTGCGCGCTGGAAGGCGTCGGAGTCGCAGGAGAACGTCTACGAGATCCGCGATGCGGCGACCGACGAGCTGAAGTGGACCGCCACCGCGGTCGACCTGGTCTTCGGCTCGAACTCGCAGCTGCGGGCCCTGTCCGAGGTGTACGCGTCCGACGACGCCCGCGAGAAGTTCGTCGCGGACTTCGTGGCTGCCTGGACCAAGGTCATGGAGCTCGACCGGTTCGACCTGGCCTGA
- the orn gene encoding oligoribonuclease, producing the protein MNDKLVWIDCEMTGLSLETDALVEVAALVTDYDLNVLGDGVDLVIKPPQAALDQMNDFVTQMHTTSGLITELENGLSLREAEEQVLTYVREFVKEPRKAPMAGNTIGTDRTFLARDMTELEGWLHYRVIDVSSIKELSRQWFPRAYFAAPAKGGRHRALVDIQESIEELRYYRRAVFTPEPGIDSDTAKAIAAEVAGSVTGQS; encoded by the coding sequence GTGAATGACAAGCTGGTGTGGATCGACTGCGAGATGACCGGACTCTCCCTCGAGACCGATGCCCTGGTCGAGGTGGCGGCGCTCGTCACCGACTACGACCTCAACGTGCTGGGCGATGGCGTCGACCTGGTGATCAAGCCGCCGCAGGCCGCGCTCGACCAGATGAACGACTTCGTGACGCAGATGCACACGACGTCGGGCCTCATCACCGAGCTAGAGAACGGGCTGAGCCTGCGTGAGGCCGAGGAGCAGGTGCTGACCTACGTGCGCGAGTTCGTCAAGGAGCCGCGCAAGGCGCCGATGGCCGGCAACACGATCGGCACGGACCGCACGTTCCTGGCCCGGGACATGACCGAGCTCGAGGGCTGGCTGCACTACCGCGTCATCGACGTGTCCTCGATCAAGGAGCTGTCGCGCCAGTGGTTCCCACGCGCATACTTCGCCGCGCCCGCCAAGGGCGGCCGGCACCGCGCACTGGTCGACATCCAGGAATCCATCGAGGAGCTGCGCTACTACCGGCGGGCGGTCTTCACCCCCGAGCCGGGCATCGACTCCGACACCGCCAAGGCGATCGCCGCCGAGGTCGCGGGCTCGGTCACCGGCCAGTCCTGA
- a CDS encoding DsbA family protein, producing the protein MSNERQQRAARAEQMRKEREKADRKQRNLITVAIVVVVIALIAVGAWGIKAASDDNKVETKLTVPKDVTKDYGIVYNQEAATGTAPAADAPKPVKVVLYEDFLCPGCGALEETAGPFLAGAVASGEIELEYRPFSFLLRQSTNEYSQRAWNAAVCVYNEAGAKAFEEYHDILFANQPQEGGPGPDDAELIDFAKQAGVTGIDSCIKKRTFARWIDDAREKGQKDGVSGTPTIRVDGKDVSGADNTIATVADIQKAIDAAKKK; encoded by the coding sequence GTGAGCAACGAACGCCAGCAGCGAGCAGCCCGCGCCGAGCAGATGCGCAAGGAACGCGAGAAGGCCGATCGCAAGCAGCGCAACCTGATCACCGTCGCGATCGTGGTCGTCGTGATCGCGCTCATCGCCGTCGGCGCCTGGGGCATCAAGGCCGCGAGCGACGACAACAAGGTCGAGACCAAGCTCACCGTGCCCAAGGACGTCACCAAGGACTACGGCATCGTCTACAACCAGGAGGCGGCCACCGGCACGGCGCCTGCGGCCGATGCGCCGAAGCCGGTGAAGGTCGTGCTGTACGAGGACTTCCTGTGCCCCGGCTGCGGTGCCCTGGAGGAGACGGCCGGCCCGTTCCTGGCCGGCGCGGTCGCGAGCGGCGAGATCGAGCTGGAGTACCGCCCCTTCTCGTTCCTGCTGCGTCAGAGCACCAACGAGTACTCGCAGCGTGCCTGGAACGCCGCCGTGTGCGTCTACAACGAGGCCGGCGCCAAGGCGTTCGAGGAGTACCACGACATCCTGTTCGCCAACCAGCCCCAGGAGGGCGGACCCGGACCCGATGACGCCGAGCTGATCGACTTCGCGAAGCAGGCCGGCGTCACCGGCATCGACAGCTGCATCAAGAAGCGGACCTTCGCCCGCTGGATCGACGATGCGCGCGAGAAGGGCCAGAAGGACGGCGTCTCCGGCACCCCGACGATCCGCGTCGACGGCAAGGACGTCAGCGGCGCGGACAACACCATCGCCACGGTCGCCGACATCCAGAAGGCCATCGACGCGGCCAAGAAGAAGTAG
- a CDS encoding LysE/ArgO family amino acid transporter: MTHTAALALASGLGFGLSLIIAIGAQNAFLLRQGLLREHVLPVVAVCSVSDVILIAAGVGGLGSLLDAAPWLVDVMRIGGAVFLLVYAALAARRALRPSAMAAEEARSGTSLWPVVTTAMALTWLNPHVYLDTLVLLGSVAATHGDDRWWFGAGAMTGSIVWFTALGYGARLLRPVFARPVAWRVLDALIAVVMVAIAATLLHGL, encoded by the coding sequence GTGACCCACACCGCCGCCCTTGCGCTCGCCTCCGGACTCGGCTTCGGCCTGTCGCTGATCATCGCGATCGGCGCCCAGAACGCCTTCCTCCTGCGTCAGGGCCTGCTGCGCGAGCACGTGCTCCCGGTCGTCGCGGTGTGCTCGGTGTCGGACGTGATCCTGATCGCCGCCGGTGTCGGCGGACTGGGTTCCCTCCTGGACGCGGCACCGTGGCTCGTGGACGTCATGCGCATCGGCGGCGCGGTGTTCCTGCTGGTCTACGCCGCCCTGGCGGCCCGTCGGGCGCTGCGCCCCTCCGCGATGGCGGCCGAGGAGGCTCGCTCGGGGACGTCGTTGTGGCCCGTGGTGACCACGGCGATGGCGCTGACCTGGCTCAACCCGCACGTGTACCTGGACACCCTGGTGCTGCTCGGGTCGGTCGCCGCCACCCACGGCGACGACCGGTGGTGGTTCGGAGCCGGCGCGATGACCGGCAGCATCGTGTGGTTCACCGCGCTCGGGTACGGGGCGCGCCTGCTGCGGCCGGTCTTCGCGCGTCCCGTGGCGTGGCGCGTCCTCGACGCGCTGATCGCCGTCGTGATGGTCGCGATCGCGGCGACCCTCCTGCACGGCCTCTGA
- a CDS encoding LysR family transcriptional regulator ArgP produces MDLGQLSALAAVVDEGSFEAAAAALHVTPSAVSQRIKALEQSAGQVLVRRTKPTTVTAPGQVYLRLARQVDGLIREATTATTAAEPGPVTVPIAVNADSMATWVLPALATLPAGICFDLHRDDQSRTADLLRAGTVMGAITSVVEPVQGCRSTRLGVTRYRPMATPAFVERWFAGGVTVDALARAPMVVFDRTDDLQDRYLRRRSRRRLHPPRHHVPASADFAEAVALGLGWAVLPREQSSGRDLVEIDPGQHVDVVLHWQQWTLQTPALEAVAAAIREAAADHLL; encoded by the coding sequence ATGGATCTGGGTCAGCTGAGCGCGCTCGCCGCGGTGGTCGATGAGGGCTCGTTCGAGGCGGCGGCAGCCGCGTTGCACGTCACTCCTTCCGCCGTGAGCCAGCGCATCAAGGCCCTCGAGCAGTCGGCCGGTCAGGTGCTCGTCCGGCGCACGAAGCCGACCACGGTGACTGCGCCCGGGCAGGTGTACCTGCGGCTGGCGCGCCAGGTCGACGGACTCATCCGCGAGGCGACCACCGCGACGACGGCCGCAGAGCCCGGACCGGTCACGGTGCCGATCGCGGTGAATGCGGACTCGATGGCGACCTGGGTGCTGCCGGCCCTGGCGACCCTGCCGGCGGGCATCTGCTTCGACCTGCACCGCGACGACCAGTCCCGCACCGCCGACCTGCTGCGCGCGGGCACCGTGATGGGGGCGATCACCTCGGTCGTCGAGCCGGTGCAGGGCTGCCGGTCGACCCGCCTGGGGGTGACCCGCTACCGGCCGATGGCCACCCCGGCCTTCGTGGAGCGGTGGTTCGCCGGGGGAGTCACGGTCGACGCGCTGGCCCGGGCGCCCATGGTCGTGTTCGACCGCACCGACGACCTGCAGGATCGCTACCTGAGGCGGCGGTCCCGGCGTCGGCTCCACCCGCCGCGCCACCATGTCCCTGCGTCGGCGGACTTCGCCGAGGCGGTCGCCCTCGGCCTGGGCTGGGCGGTCCTGCCGCGCGAGCAGTCGTCCGGGCGGGACCTGGTCGAGATCGACCCGGGCCAGCACGTCGACGTCGTCCTGCACTGGCAGCAGTGGACCCTGCAGACGCCAGCGCTGGAGGCGGTCGCCGCCGCGATCCGCGAGGCCGCGGCGGACCACCTGCTCTGA
- a CDS encoding PrsW family intramembrane metalloprotease gives MTEATAVRPPAAPTRYREPFRQRGRTALIVLFVLIAVAGVVGGVVISQSAGDAEGAGLSIFYAMIPIPFLWLVYWWLDRYEPEPRRYKFAAFVWGGVVAVAIALAVEVWAQNYWDLSDEATASFVAPLAEEPAKCLFLLLTFVRARRVIDGVLDGIIYAGIVGIGFAFVENIGYYAASYLGSPDIAIAGSEGVTTTFVVRGIFSPFAHPLFTTAFGIAIGLAVNRRSKVVRVLIVLVGLAVSIGLHGLWNGSLSYGPDNGTGFVLAYLVLAALLLAVAVVAIVVRVRQVRVLERSLSYVADRGWIHPAEIPYLSRFGYRKAARRYARNNYGKPAGQVVKQYQQLATEMAFLHDALMSGRHKPHGVERTYALLDAMYALRPALHLPPALHTTARHY, from the coding sequence GTGACAGAAGCGACCGCCGTGCGTCCCCCGGCCGCGCCGACGCGTTACCGCGAGCCGTTCCGGCAACGTGGGCGCACGGCACTGATCGTCCTGTTCGTCCTGATCGCCGTCGCCGGCGTCGTCGGGGGAGTGGTCATCTCGCAGAGCGCCGGGGACGCCGAGGGCGCGGGCCTGTCGATCTTCTACGCGATGATCCCGATCCCGTTCCTGTGGCTGGTCTACTGGTGGCTCGACCGCTACGAGCCCGAGCCGCGCCGGTACAAGTTCGCGGCCTTCGTCTGGGGTGGCGTGGTCGCGGTGGCCATCGCACTGGCCGTGGAGGTCTGGGCGCAGAACTACTGGGACCTCAGTGACGAGGCGACGGCGTCCTTCGTCGCGCCGCTGGCCGAGGAGCCGGCCAAGTGCCTGTTCCTGCTGCTGACGTTCGTGCGGGCCCGGCGGGTCATCGACGGCGTGCTGGACGGGATCATCTACGCCGGGATCGTCGGCATCGGCTTCGCCTTCGTCGAGAACATCGGCTACTACGCCGCGAGCTACCTCGGCTCGCCCGACATCGCGATCGCCGGATCGGAGGGTGTCACGACGACCTTCGTCGTGCGCGGCATCTTCAGCCCGTTCGCGCACCCGCTGTTCACCACCGCGTTCGGCATCGCGATCGGCCTGGCCGTGAACCGCCGCTCGAAGGTGGTCCGGGTGCTGATCGTGCTGGTGGGCCTGGCTGTCAGCATCGGCCTGCACGGTCTGTGGAACGGCTCGCTGAGCTACGGCCCCGACAACGGCACCGGATTCGTGCTGGCCTATCTCGTCCTCGCGGCGCTGCTGCTGGCGGTGGCGGTCGTGGCGATCGTGGTACGGGTGCGGCAGGTCCGCGTCCTGGAGCGATCGCTGTCGTACGTCGCCGACCGCGGCTGGATCCACCCGGCGGAGATCCCGTACCTGTCCCGCTTCGGGTACCGCAAGGCGGCCCGGCGCTACGCCCGCAACAACTACGGCAAGCCGGCCGGCCAGGTGGTCAAGCAGTACCAGCAGCTCGCGACCGAGATGGCCTTCCTGCACGACGCCCTCATGAGCGGGCGTCACAAGCCGCACGGGGTCGAACGCACCTACGCGCTGCTCGACGCGATGTACGCGCTGCGCCCCGCGTTGCACCTGCCGCCGGCACTGCACACGACGGCCCGTCACTACTGA